A single Triticum dicoccoides isolate Atlit2015 ecotype Zavitan chromosome 2A, WEW_v2.0, whole genome shotgun sequence DNA region contains:
- the LOC119356884 gene encoding microtubule-associated protein RP/EB family member 1A-like, producing the protein MAAGAAASFGLMDKAYFVGRGEILSWVNATLQLSLNKVEEAASGAVQCQLLDMVHPGLVPMHKVNFDAKTEYDMIQNYKIIQDVFNKLRIGKNIEVNKLVKGRPLDNLEFLQWLKRYCDSVNGGIMNENYNPVERRSKGCKERSHKGPNKSTKSLQANRLSSANSADGGALNSNTDLASPIGKVVNAVNEEHYMEQIQQLSEKIADLKVSVDNTEKERDFYFSKLRDIEILCQRPELEHLPMTKGIRKILYAADAKDSSLPEANEIITRSPGMFSDEAE; encoded by the exons atggcggcgggggcggcggcgagcttcgggctgATGGACAAGGCCTACTTCGTGGGGCGGGGCGAGATCCTCAGCTGGGTCAATGCCACGCTGCAGCTCTCCCTCAACAAGGTCGAGGAG GCGGCGTCGGGGGCGGTGCAGTGCCAGCTGCTGGACATGGTTCACCCTGGACTGGTGCCGATGCACAAG GTGAATTTCGATGCCAAGACGGAGTACGACATGATCCAGAACTACAAGATTATCCAGGATGTCTTCAACAAGCTGCGGATAGGCAAG AATATTGAGGTCAACAAACTTGTTAAAGGACGGCCATTGGACAACTTGGAGTTTCTGCAATGGCTGAAAAGATATTGTGATTCTGTGAATGGTGGAATCATGAATGA AAACTACAATCCTGTAGAAAGGAGGTCCAAGGGTTGCAAAGAGCGCAGCCACAAGGGTCCCAACAAGTCAACCAAATCACTTCAAGCCAACAGATTATCTAGTGCTAACTCAGCAGATGGTGGTGCCCTGAATTCTAATACTGATCTTG CTTCTCCAATTGGAAAAGTCGTTAACGCTGTTAACGAAGAGCATTACATGGAGCAGATTCAACAGTTATCTGAGAAG ATTGCAGATTTGAAGGTTTCTGTGGACAACACTGAGAAAGAAAGAGACTTCTACTTCTCAAAGTTGCGTGACATCGAGATATTATGTCAAAGACCTGAGTTGGAGCATCTACCG ATGACCAAAGGGATAAGGAAGATACTTTATGCGGCTGATGCAAAGGATTCATCATTACCCGAGGCTAATGAAATAATCACCAGGTCACCAGGCATGTTCTCAGATGAAGCAGAGTGA